From the genome of Verrucomicrobiia bacterium, one region includes:
- a CDS encoding phage holin family protein, whose amino-acid sequence MKSEWKRFLKTWLINTFAVLVAVTVLRPHLECSGVAQVFVAALLLGMLNAFIRPLMLFFALPLLVFTLGFFTIIINACLLYLVKAMMSVFGMNFVIEGFGWAMLGAIIISVVSLLLNLATGGAKATIKVRRRSPGSSGPDGGGPVIDV is encoded by the coding sequence ATGAAATCCGAGTGGAAAAGATTCCTTAAAACCTGGCTCATCAACACCTTTGCGGTGTTGGTGGCGGTCACGGTTTTGCGCCCGCATCTGGAATGTTCCGGCGTGGCGCAGGTATTCGTCGCCGCGTTGCTCCTGGGAATGTTGAACGCCTTCATCCGTCCGCTGATGCTGTTCTTCGCGCTGCCGTTGCTGGTGTTCACGCTGGGCTTCTTCACCATCATCATCAACGCCTGCCTGCTCTACCTCGTGAAAGCGATGATGAGCGTATTCGGCATGAACTTCGTCATTGAAGGATTTGGCTGGGCCATGCTCGGCGCGATTATCATCAGCGTGGTTTCGCTGCTGCTCAACCTTGCCACTGGCGGTGCGAAAGCCACCATCAAAGTGCGCCGCCGTTCGCCGGGTTCATCCGGCCCCGATGGCGGCGGACCGGTGATTGACGTTTGA
- the trmB gene encoding tRNA (guanosine(46)-N7)-methyltransferase TrmB: MGLSPTESRALLYELPSIVERLELRQLFPQAQPLEVELGCGDASFLLDYAAQNPTTNFLGVERLLGRIQKLDRKGRRRGLTNLGGVRIESAYFLEYLLPPHCATALHIYFPDPWPKQKHRKFRLINERFPTLAYQVLVPGGRVYLRTDDADYFQQMQSVFAAEQRFHPVATPAELAAVRTDFERDFNAQGIVTRRAAYARD, encoded by the coding sequence ATGGGATTATCGCCGACTGAATCCAGAGCGTTGCTTTACGAGTTGCCGTCCATTGTGGAGCGGTTGGAGCTGCGGCAGCTTTTTCCACAAGCGCAACCGTTGGAGGTGGAACTGGGTTGCGGTGATGCGTCTTTTCTGCTGGATTACGCGGCGCAAAACCCAACCACCAATTTTCTGGGCGTGGAGCGGTTGTTGGGACGTATCCAGAAGCTGGATCGCAAAGGGCGGCGGCGCGGTCTGACCAATCTGGGCGGGGTGCGGATCGAGAGCGCGTATTTCCTCGAATACCTGTTGCCCCCGCATTGCGCCACCGCGTTGCACATTTATTTTCCCGATCCGTGGCCGAAGCAAAAACACCGGAAGTTTCGCCTTATCAACGAGCGTTTTCCCACGCTGGCCTACCAAGTCCTGGTCCCGGGAGGGCGGGTTTATTTGCGCACGGATGACGCGGATTATTTTCAGCAGATGCAATCGGTATTTGCCGCGGAACAACGGTTTCATCCGGTGGCGACGCCAGCGGAGCTGGCGGCGGTGCGAACGGATTTTGAACGTGATTTTAACGCGCAGGGCATCGTCACGCGACGGGCGGCGTACGCGCGGGATTGA